The DNA segment CACATGGCGGCCAGACCGGCCACGGTCCAGAGGAGCTGCCGCTTGAAGTAGTAGGTCGCGTCGTGCCGCTCCACCAGGCTGCTGACGCTGGACGCGCTGAACACGGCCACCAGGCCCACGCCCAGCAGCACCAGGGAGACCGCCAGCAGGGGCAGGTCCAGTGGGGCGCTCTCCTCCCTGTTCATCCGCGTCTCACCCCCGGTTACGGTGTACGAGCCCGGGGCTGCTCTCATGCCGGCTACCAGAGGATCCCCGGAACCGCCGCCAGCCCCAGGACCCCCCCGACCAGGGCAGCGATCCAGAACCGGGCCACCACCTGATCCTCCTGCCAGCCCAGGAGCTCGAAGTGGTGGTGCAGCGGGCTCATGCGCAGGAGCCGCCGGCCTCGCGTGAGCCGGAAGTAGACCACCTGTGCGATCACCGACAGCGCTTCGGCCACGAAGAGAACGCCCACCAGGGGCAAGAGGAGCACCGTGCCGCTCAGCACCGTTACCGCCGCCAGCGCCGCCCCCAGGCCCAGACTGCCCGTGTCGCCCATGAAGATCTGAGCGGGGTGGGCGTTGAACCAGAGAAAGCCCAGGGCGGCCGCGCCCACCGCGGCCGCCAGGATCGCCAGGTCCGGAGCGCCCTGGTGGAGCATCACGCCCGCGAGGATCGCCGAGGCGACGGCGGTGCTGCCCGCCGCGAGGCCGTCCAGCCCGTCGGTGAGGTTGACCGCGTTGGCGCTGCCCACCACCGCGACAAAGTCCAGCGTCAGGAGGAGCCCGGCAGGTACGAGCCAGGGCTCCCGTGAAAAGGGTACCAGGATGCTGGCGGATTCCCCCACCCGGGTGAGATGGAAGAGCGCCACCAGCAAAGCGAAGAAGGCTTGTCCCACAAGCTTCTCCCGGGCGCGAAGCCCCAGGCTCCGGCGGAGCGCGACCTTGCGGTAGTCGTCCAGAAAGCCGATGGCACCGTACCCCAGCGTGACCAGCAGCGCCATG comes from the Limnochorda pilosa genome and includes:
- the mraY gene encoding phospho-N-acetylmuramoyl-pentapeptide-transferase, with product MSPELRVLVGAGASLGLVLLFERPLIGYLRRHQVGQRIRSEGPRRHQEKAGIPTMGGLVVLLAAAAVSLLVGPVTEPLLMALLVTLGYGAIGFLDDYRKVALRRSLGLRAREKLVGQAFFALLVALFHLTRVGESASILVPFSREPWLVPAGLLLTLDFVAVVGSANAVNLTDGLDGLAAGSTAVASAILAGVMLHQGAPDLAILAAAVGAAALGFLWFNAHPAQIFMGDTGSLGLGAALAAVTVLSGTVLLLPLVGVLFVAEALSVIAQVVYFRLTRGRRLLRMSPLHHHFELLGWQEDQVVARFWIAALVGGVLGLAAVPGILW